Proteins from a genomic interval of Zingiber officinale cultivar Zhangliang chromosome 1B, Zo_v1.1, whole genome shotgun sequence:
- the LOC121985386 gene encoding uncharacterized protein LOC121985386, with product MADGWTYKRQRTLINFLVNSPKGSVFIESVDASDYAKTGEKIFQLLDRFVERVGEVNVAQVVTDSASNNVLAGKLLEAKRPHLYWTPCAAHCVDLILEDVGKLPDFKATLKKAMSVNAYIYVRPSMVNMLRQFTRQKELCRAGVTRFATAFLTLERMHLQKQNLRKMFISKDWTESKWAKEASGKKVAKIIMTLRFWSSIVHILKIYGPLGRVLRLVDGERKPAMGYIYEAMDRAKETIMKAFKEKEEKYKEVFEIIDARWECQLHRPLHTAGHYLNPEYFYSYTDSNICGEVVNDLFETMERLVSSIAEQDKITT from the exons ATGGCAGATGGGTGGACATACAAAAGGCAGAgaacattaattaattttttagtgaattctcctaaaggttcagttttcatcgaatcggttgatgcttctgattatgcaaagactggagagaaaatatttcaattgcttgatcgatttgtggagCGTGTAGGAGAAGTAAATGTTGCTCAAGTTGTTACGGATAGTGCAAGTAACAATGTGCTTGCTG gaaaattattagaagcaAAAAGACCACACTTGTATTGGACTCCTTGTGCTGCTCACTGCGTCGACTTGATCTTAGAAGATGTTGGGAAATTGCCTGATTTTAAAGCAACATTGAAGAAGGCAATGAGTgtgaatgcttacatttatgttcgccCCAGCATGGTAAATATGTTGAGGCAATTCACAAGACAAAAAGAGCTTTGTCGGGCAGGTGTCACAAGATTTGCTACTGCTTTTCTCACACTTGAAAGAATGCACCTACAAaagcaaaatttaagaaaaatgttcatttcaaaggattggacagagagtaaatgggcaaaagaagcatcggggaagaaggtagctaaaatcatcatgacacttagattttggagcagtattgtgcatattttaaagatatatgGCCCTTTAGGCCGTGTTCTAAGACTGGTTGATGGCGAAAGAAAACCTGCAATGGGCTATATTTATGAGGCTatggatagggcaaaagaaacaattatgaaggcctttaaggagaaagaagagaaatacaaagaagtGTTTGAGATCATTGATGCGAGATGGGAATGTCAACTTCATCGGCCTCTGCATACTGCAGGACATTATTTGAATCcagaatatttttattcatacacaGATTCAAATATCTGTGGAGAAGTGGTGAATGATTTGTTTGAAACTATGGAGAGATTGGTTTCAAGCATTGCCGAGCAAGATAAAATCACTACCTAG